One genomic segment of Plasmodium vivax chromosome 9, whole genome shotgun sequence includes these proteins:
- a CDS encoding hypothetical protein, conserved (encoded by transcript PVX_092250A; Apicoplast targeted protein. Curated by Stuart Ralph, Walter and Eliza Hall Institute of Medical Research, Australia.), which translates to MLAQKMLLLKRPFLPARAAPFCAQRKVGRCITYYTKSHEYIKINDEHLTELKKKNNVKCKIGISNYGTEKLGEIVYIDISHNVNEYVKKGDCIATVESVKSVGDVYTPISGQIVDINNKIVDNVNLMNENSETDGWILELLTNEVNEKEIMSFSEYKKMCEEEEQREATKIQQSERDCLEEKNKNKIFDLNDIKSIEEKGKK; encoded by the coding sequence ATGCTCGCGCAAAAAATGCTGCTGCTTAAAAGACCTTTTCTCCCTGCGCGAGctgcccccttttgcgcacaACGGAAGGTGGGCAGATGCATTACGTACTATACAAAGTCACACGAATAcatcaaaataaatgatgaaCACTTGACcgaattgaaaaagaaaaacaacgtaaaatgcaaaataggCATTAGCAATTATGGAACAGAAAAATTGGGGGAAATAGTGTATATCGACATTTCGCATAACGTAAATGAGTACGTAAAGAAGGGGGACTGCATCGCAACGGTTGAGAGCGTCAAAAGCGTGGGGGATGTGTACACCCCCATCAGTGGCCAAATTGTCGACATCAATAACAAAATAGTCGACAACGTAAATTTAATGAACGAAAATTCGGAAACCGATGGGTGGATTTTGGAACTGCTGACCAACGAGgtgaatgaaaaggaaataatgAGCTTCTCCGAATATAAGAAAATgtgcgaagaggaagagcaaaGGGAAGCAACCAAAATACAGCAGAGTGAACGGGACTGtcttgaggaaaaaaacaaaaataaaattttcgaTTTGAACGACATTAAGAGTATTGAAGagaagggcaaaaaataa
- a CDS encoding hypothetical protein, conserved (encoded by transcript PVX_092260A) encodes MRQNLFDTKVSKVKRKRNILRVKSGKRNLPPKREPSERYKDILNYYKNENKTNKFIDKRKSKEGQKNTTRFKKGNIFNLNNDSFLKDKHISANDVYTEEDPSEDSSLDSGEKWPGKGSRKCKRKSDAMVNNFVQEKIEKKKLWKIKKYEIKEKLREIDKHFEVIKKSVLSLPGTAGGLQQNEDLPRGGAPTLTKGLSSNGEKKKLKLGGAEKQEQQGDQQMKANERVEEETRRGEKVQMKMEVGDESEEEVEDESEEADGLEVEDEAEEANRLEVEDEEGESDGLVIESGWEAEDESGEGEEGDAPDEQHGGENAPEGSTQQGANISVQLKEDASKSQLVGHKTNEGAEVKEPKLFFSKKKKKTEELEERDKQEAYSLWCLSDDSENETIDKLFSEKKRLPFKDETVVSISKERVNKMLGKFLLDGNKELCSHFANESGDEKGENLPTYISIEKKQYQLEHVIALLDGHNFRGQKKLLYRVYHLNMFNKKKEKSIPHSSFFFSLMDYCILKIYRCLKSDLKLHELIENYKDIVVDFAHSMKTELYLYISFLLLIVFCKTKGRGKANLFYTKKRNTLAEYVELNRGAHGKAYDVLIYSRILKSADLFSGILEERQSQLGEDGAAEGDNAAGDSAAGGGTISYVHFAVILLTLIIYPMEGSEMKLQSQTGKAIGGSPLERPGADPLGETPPVEHLLTDINKNRVEDEKMVHKLAHLKGEDLLTDTEETTPLMGYLVELVEYIFYKYFHSVNANLPLGEDDGGCHGIFSGGTYTSASRMEECIQDVERAFCVKRFEVGDAVKANRHNQAGTQSNSGADVHSDLGIFSKKKQLKKAVILLNIYSILLENSKKYSQSFFYLSFKILNTLLHGIMREGGKSRGGRGTNGEGNSSDGGNRSDERNHTGERNHTGERNRSDERNHNGEMIPTEESDLYYKLSFDTFKNVILFLKAHLDQQFNAYILVNHIVRPCLLFLFINFLSYIKKWGVKENFAKIVDHFGGVQVREDYLVAADSPFVKHQKKEEKYFLFLLYIYKLVDHSRAYDITPIVSHNLQHGGIQMFTPKYANSRNPKDFLIMKSGQAKFAEMRSARKKMKQQKKLDYNELRKENNYLLALKAKEEQERVRRNQEKYRKVKLMAKKDVEEYNKMKTYTH; translated from the exons ATGAGGCAAAACCTGTTTGACACCAAAGTGAGCAAAGTCAAGCGGAAGAGGAATATCCTACGGGTGAAAAGCGGCAAGAGGAatctcccccccaaaagggaaccCAGCGAAAGGTACAAGGACATTCtgaattattacaaaaatgaaaataaaacgaacAAATTTATTGATAAGAGAAAAAGTAAGGAGGGACAGAAAAACACCACAAGGTTTAAGAAAGGGAACATTTTTAACCTGAACAATGACTCCTTCTTAAAGGATAAGCATATCAGTGCCAATGATGTATACACGGAGGAGGATCCTTCGGAGGATAGTTCCCTGGACAGTGGGGAGAAGTGGCCAGGGAAGGGCTCTCGGAAATGCAAGAGGAAGAGTGACGCCATGGTGAATAACTTTGTTCAGGagaaaatcgaaaaaaaaaaattgtggaaaattaaaaagtacgAAATTAAGGAAAAGTTACGCGAAATTGATAAACATTTTGAAGTCATTAAAAAGAGCGTCCTTTCTTTGCCTGGAACGGCGGGGGGCTTGCAACAAAATGAGGAcctcccaagggggggggccccGACGTTGACAAAAGGGCTAAGCAGTAacggggaaaagaagaagctaaaATTGGGGGGGGCCGAAAAACAGGAGCAACAAGGGGACCAACAAATGAAGGCAAATGAGCGTGTGGAGGAAGAAACGCGGAGGGGCGAAAAGGTCCAAATGAAGATGGAGGTAGGAGACGAGTcggaggaggaagtggaagatGAGTCGGAAGAAGCTGACGGGTTGGAAGTGGAAGACGAGGCGGAAGAAGCTAACAGGTTGGAGGTGGAAGACGAGGAGGGGGAATCTGACGGACTGGTCATAGAATCCGGGTGGGAAGCAGAAGACGAATCGggggaaggtgaagaaggagacgCCCCGGATGAGCAGCATGGAGGTGAAAACGCCCCCGAGGGGTCAACACAACAAGGAGCAAACATATCAGTTCAGCTCAAAGAGGATGCGTCGAAATCGCAGTTGGTTGGTCATAAAACGAATGAGGGTGCCGAAGTGAAAGAACCAAAGTTgttcttttccaaaaaaaagaaaaaaacggaagagCTGGAAGAGCGGGATAAGCAGGAGGCATATTCATTGTGGTGCCTGTCAGACGATAGCGAAAATGAAACGATTGACAAACTGtttagtgaaaaaaaaagacttccTTTTAAAGACGAAACGGTGGTGAGCATATCGAAAGAGAGAGTAAACAAAATGCTGGGGAAGTTCCTCCTGGATGGCAACAAAGAATTGTGCAGCCATTTTGCCAACGAATCAGGTgatgaaaaaggagaaaacttACCAACTTACATTtctatagaaaaaaaacaataccAGTTGGAGCATGTAATTGCCCTTTTGGATGGTCATAATTTtaggggccaaaaaaaactCCTATACAGAGTATACcatttaaatatgtttaacaaaaaaaaggagaagagcaTTCCCCattcttctttcttcttctcgcTGATGGATTATTGcatcttaaaaatataccgTTGTTTGAAAAGTGATTTAAAATTACACGAATTGATTGAAAATTACAAGGACATAGTTGTGGACTTTGCTCATTCCATGAAAACGGAGTTGTACCTCTACatttctttcctccttttgatCGTTTTCTGCAAAACGaagggaagggggaaggccaatttattttacacgAAGAAAAGAAACACCCTGGCGGAGTACGTAGAGCTGAACAGAGGCGCGCACGGTAAGGCGTACGATGTGCTTATATACTCCCGGATTTTGAAGAGCGCCGATTTGTTTAGCGGCATTTTGGAAGAGCGGCAATCACAGCTGGGCGAGGACGGAGCAGCAGAGGGGGACAACGCAGCGGGGGACagcgcagcgggggggggaaccatATCGTACGTCCACTTCGCGGTTATCCTCTTGACGCTAATTATATACCCAATGGAGGGGAGCGAAATGAAGCTGCAAAGTCAAACGGGAAAAGCGATTGGGGGGTCCCCTTTGGAGAGGCCTGGAGCTGACCCTTTAGGAGAAACCCCACCCGTTGAGCACCTCCTAACAGACATTAACAAAAACAGAGTGGAGGACGAAAAAATGGTCCATAAGCTTGCTCATTTGAAAGGGGAGGATCTCCTGACCGACACGGAAGAGACAACTCCTCTAATGGGATACCTAGTCGAGTTGGTggagtatattttttataagtacTTCCATTCGGTCAATGCGAATTTGCCCCTTGGTGAGGATGACGGGGGTTGCCACGGCATTTTTAGCGGCGGTACGTACACCAGTGCGAGTCGCATGGAGGAGTGCATACAGGATGTCGAGCGGGCATTCTGCGTTAAGCGGTTTGAAGTGGGCGACGCTGTCAAAGCGAACAGGCACAACCAGGCAGGCACGCAGAGTAACAGCGGAGCCGACGTGCATAGCGACCTCGGGATCTTTTCCAAAAAGAAGCAACTCAAAAAAGCGGTCATCCTGTTGAACATTTATAGTATACTTCTGGAgaatagcaaaaaatatagccaGAGTTTCTTCTACCTctccttcaaaattttaaacaccCTTTTGCACGGCATTATGcgtgagggggggaagtcgcgagggggaagaggcacCAACGGTGAAGGGAATAGCAGCGATGGAGGGAATCGCAGCGATGAAAGGAATCACACCGGTGAAAGGAATCACACCGGTGAAAGGAATCGCAGTGATGAAAGGAATCACAACGGTGAGATGATCCCCACGGAGGAAAGCGATCTCTATTACAAACTCTCCTTTGACACGTTCAAAAACGTAATCCTCTTTTTGAAGGCCCACCTGGACCAACAGTTTAACGCCTACATATTGGTCAATCACATAGTGCGCCCCTGCCTACTCTTCTTATTTATCAACTTTTTAAgctacataaaaaaatggggcgtGAAAGAGaactttgcaaaaattgtagACCATTTTGGAGGCGTCCAAGTGAGGGAAGATTACCTGGTTGCTGCCGACAGTCCCTTCGTGAAgcatcaaaaaaaggaggagaaatacttcctctttttgctGTACATATATAAGTTAGTAGACCACTCCAGAGCCTATGACATCACGCCTATAGTTTCTCACAACCTGCAGCACGGGGGCATTCAGATGTTTACCCCCAAATATGCCAACAGCAGAAACCCCAAGGACTTTCTCATCATGAAGAGCGGCCAGGCGAAGTTTGCGGAGATGCGGTCCGCGCGCAAGAAGATGaagcagcagaagaagcTGGACTACAACGAG ctgaggaaggaaaacaacTACCTTCTAGCCCTTAAGGCCAAGGAGGAACAGGAGAGGGTGCGCCGAAACCAGGAAAAATACAGGAAAGTAAAGCTCATGGCAAAGAAGGACGTCGAGGAGTACAACAAGATGAAGACGTATACCCATTGA
- a CDS encoding hypothetical protein, conserved (encoded by transcript PVX_092265A), with product MENFFTKKVQNVFAILKRSNKEEGGTTHHETKEIKSDEAGTDGKKKSPSPKLPTEKDPKKEPKRKLNNEPTTGSNKKETPSTEARDNDHSVIKKRKLIKLHNKDNVYLIDNFINIKKCSDANNASGRDAKKSGAALPPTDAAASAATSVIAPTAATTASRATLNTPNICNLLSIKKDEGDKKAKAQEARLINSNARSAGGLEQTLANHPPEQSETGNNPKKGKITSLVPTTNICTKEEGEEREKNSTEMKKNNQKEEQTDQALLKSMNDKKSETKKQKNSHFLSNSNNDSQRENSLVAKNSGGEKRVNRIDEMFKNLIEESRKKDKLLSNPDSGGNAPCQANHINHPDGGSALEENKNEQHLEDEPAKGVDEGNPNDNTAISSANGKIVTQETLLKDGEPGEEGEKGGSPTHGEKLQRDEPLQFNGGHATIGSAKTDSPAPSRSSSVGSAAGRSPHSCFGSRVGSHSGSRSSSPCKDTKPTGESQPEEHSPLCGDDKSTSEAEGATPGEPPCDTSEAEEADSLKIKFPQFAMDQSKSLINETNEFFKMYDLNLKVECLPIGISNDLKLLMEKKKKFVCIINDYKNELRQRRSHSRREEKNAKGRDPLGGQLQTVVEAASVGVLNLEKQANEATPGKCPPHEGDDDGDDGDDGDDGDDNNNTNNGVTRDDFENVNEPSVSPKMEGVKPEPPTMESKTPLNNCEMGTDQHDVESLPDGRNRSSVKDTANHEQDELNEEEVKKGSNHLEGRKKRKGEEKKLEKGGASYDNLNYLSDDDKEFVEREHRKFLTLLERVNRGGSQPGEEQQQGGGSQPGEEQQPGGESQPDEEQQQGGGSQPDGEQQLGGGSQPGEKQQPGESNHLEPAPQVEAAEAEVTKKQFIKHLMRSLTEDCSEEKNYAQQKEIKDEETKFEKMKETIRRIKIKEKKIDVLLSSSKSLFNYTNMYRRRQILHEKMLMNWSYVQSWVNKKNDVRNRNLPFQLLELDKELTKSVPKAYDDILLDHFSGIIITLNTTSFETAVDGNAIHLTKVVCGCLIEYLGTSEMNIKCIWAHPFLNAKSTYYILSAFLPRVILEAFLNCRTPSEKEAPPNELMDSSRFEEEHTEDGTPGEMTQSKKKKSFYDRLHQLRESDSNEGQKKKKKKEKKIDNDHTNEEEDAFFSNFAMQQYPATYFLNFSKDCAELLQNVDGFSGEAERKSGEGSGQYSYPTWGGEEEDSLHGEDLPCVQHRQDSEPDGKNKSGANQADKFLHIIFSDIDIFPRQCYLLLCSYKYMCLNMHYDTDCYSVHHDLNLKNTQKGNVGKNTELSNLCPCTSVRNVSSDTEDSYERIIGCSELYMYYMIPKREERERLGLLERNGWRDLIPSTFDEDISENISSIVKTRTSISSLYEHISTQNKQNEKNYTTAYINKYEWCGLKIKDIRNMMNEDFNYESPKKK from the exons ATGGAAAACTTTTTCAcgaaaaaagtacaaaacgtatttgcaattttgaagAGAAGCAACAAGGAGGAGGGAGGCACCACGCATCACGAAACGAAAGAGATTAAATCTGATGAGGCGGGAACAGAtggcaagaaaaaaagccCCTCTCCCAAACTGCCTACAGAAAAGGACCCGAAAAAAGAGCCAAAGAGAAAACTCAACAATGAGCCAACCACCGGTagcaacaaaaaggaaaccccATCCACGGAGGCAAGAGATAACGACCATAGCGTAATTAAAAAACGcaagttaataaaattgcacaaCAAGGATAATGTGTACCTAATtgacaattttattaatataaagaaatgCAGTGATGCGAATAATGCCAGTGGGAGGGACGCGAAGAAGAGTGGAGCGGCCCTTCCGCCGACGGATGCCGCTGCTAGCGCTGCTACCTCGGTCATCGCTCCCACCGCTGCCACCACTGCCAGTAGGGCCACGTTGAACACCCCCAACATTTGCAACTTACTGTCGATCAAGAAGGACGAAGGTGACAAGAAAGCCAAAGCGCAGGAGGCGCGCCTTATTAATAGCAACGCGCGAAGTGCAGGGGGGCTCGAACAGACGCTAGCCAACCACCCCCCAGAACAGAGCGAAACGGGGAATaacccaaaaaagggaaagattACCAGTTTAGTCCCCACGACGAACATATGCACAaaggaggaaggagaagaaagggaaaagaactCAACCGAgatgaaaaagaacaaccAGAAGGAAGAGCAAACCGATCAAGcccttttaaaaagcatgaatgataaaaaaagtgaaacgaaaaagcaaaaaaacagtcattttttaagtaactCAAATAATGATAGCCAAAGAGAGAATTCACTTGTTGCGAAAAATAGCGGAGGGGAGAAGAGGGTTAACCGAATTGatgaaatgtttaaaaatctTATAGAAGAGAGTAGGAAGAAAGACAAACTGTTAAGCAACCCCGATAGTGGTGGCAATGCACCTTGTCAGGCAAACCATATTAACCACCCCGATGGGGGAAGTGCCCTAGAGGAGAATAAAAACGAACAACACTTGGAAGATGAGCCTGCGAAAGGGGTGGATGAGGGTAACCCTAATGATAACACCGCAATAAGTAGTGCCAACGGTAAAATCGTGACGCAGGAAACGTTACTTAAAGATGGCGAACCTGGTgaggaaggggagaagggagGTTCCCCCACCCATGGGGAGAAACTCCAAAGGGATGAGCCTCTCCAGTTCAACGGCGGTCATGCTACTATCGGGTCGGCCAAAACGGACAGTCCCGCCCCCAGCCGAAGTAGCAGCGTGGGGAGCGCCGCTGGAAGAAGCCCTCATAGTTGCTTTGGTAGCCGCGTTGGCAGCCACTCTGGTAGCCGGTCTTCCAGCCCATGTAAGGACACCAAGCCAACGGGGGAGAGCCAACCCGAGGAGCACTCCCCCCTGTGCGGGGACGACAAGAGCACCTCCGAAGCTGAGGGCGCGACTCCAGGGGAACCCCCCTGCGACACGagcgaagcggaagaggcagACAGTTTGAAGATAAAGTTCCCCCAGTTTGCAATGGACCAAAGCAAAAGTCTAATAAACGAAACAAatgaatttttcaaaatgtacgATTTGAACCTTAAAGTGGAATGCCTACCGATTGGCATCTCCaatgatttaaaattattaatggaaaaaaaaaaaaaatttgtttgcaTAATTAATGATTATAAGAATGAGTTGAGACAGAGGAGGAGTCACTccagaagggaagaaaaaaacgcaaaggggAGGGACCCACTCGGGGGTCAACTGCAAACGGTGGTGGAGGCAGCATCGGTGGGAGTACTCAATTTAGAGAAGCAGGCAAATGAGGCCACCCCAGGGAAGTGCCCACCACACGAAGgtgatgatgatggtgatgatggtgatgatggtgatgatggtgatgataataataatactaATAATGGTGTAACGCGTGACGattttgaaaatgtgaatGAACCCTCTGTGAGCCCCAAGATGGAGGGAGTAAAGCCCGAACCGCCAACCATGGAAAGTAAAACCCCCCTTAACAACTGCGAAATGGGGACTGATCAGCACGATGTAGAGTCTTTGCCAGATGGTAGGAACCGCTCTTCCGTCAAAGACACGGCCAATCATGAGCAAGACGAACTTaatgaggaggaagtgaaaaaaggtAGCAACCACCTggagggaaggaagaaaagaaagggagaggagaagaaactCGAAAAGGGGGGTGCCTCGTACGACAACTTGAACTACCTCAGTGATGACGATAAGGAGTTCGTGGAGAGGGAGCACAGAAAATTTTTGACCCTTTTGGAGAGGGTGAATAGGGGAGGAAGCCAACCAGGGgaagagcagcagcaggggggaggaagccaaCCAGGTGAAGAGCAGCAACCGGGGGGAGAAAGCCAACCCGATGAGGAACAGcaacaggggggaggaagccaGCCAGATGGAGAGCAACAattggggggaggaagtcaACCAGGTGAAAAACAGCAGCCTGGCGAAAGTAACCACTTGGAGCCCGCCCCCCAAGTGGAGGCCGCAGAAGCCGAGGTAACAAAGAAACAGTTCATCAAACACCTGATGCGAAGTCTAACAGAGGATTGCAGCGAGGAAAAGAACTACGCCCAGCAGAAGGAGATAAAAGACGAAGAAACGAaattcgaaaaaatgaaagaaacaATAAGacgaataaaaataaaagaaaaaaaaatcgatgTGCTCCTAAGCAGCAGTAAGAGCCTTTTTAACTACACCAACATGTACAGGCGACGACAAATTTTACacgaaaaaatgttaatgaATTGGAGTTACGTGCAAAGTTgggtgaataaaaaaaacgacgtaAGAAATAGGAACCTGCCATTTCAACTGCTAGAATTGGATAAAGAGTTAACGAAAAGTGTCCCCAAAGCTTATGATGATATTTTGCTGGACCATTTTTCAGGCATCATAATTACGCTAAATACAACCTCGTTCGAAACGGCTGTGGATGGAAATGCAATTCATCTTACGAAGGTCGTTTGTGGCTGTCTAATTGAGTACTTAGGTACCTCCGAgatgaatataaaatgtatatgggCCCATCCCTTTTTGAATGCAAAATCGACTTACTACATTTTAAGCGCTTTTCTTCCTAGAGTCATTTTGGAGGCATTCCTAAATTGTAGGACACCCTCAGAGAAGGAGGCTCCTCCCAACGAGTTGATGGACTCTTCccgttttgaagaagaacacACGGAGGATGGGACCCCCGGGGAAATGACCCAatcgaaaaagaagaaaagcttTTACGATAGGCTACACCAACTTAGGGAAAGTGACTCCAATGAAGggcaaaagaagaagaaaaaaaaagaaaaaaaaatcgataaTGATCAcacaaatgaggaggaagatgcCTTTTTTAGCAATTTCGCCATGCAGCAGTACCCCGCAACGTACTTCCTAAATTTTAGTAAAGACTGCGCTGAGCTTCTACAAAACGTCGACGGTTTTAGTGGTGAAGCAGAGAGGAAGAGTGGAGAAGGAAGCGGGCAGTACAGTTACcccacctgggggggggaggaggaggactccTTACATGGGGAAGATCTCCCTTGTGTACAGCACAGACAAGATAGCGAACCAgatggaaaaaacaaatcggGAGCAAACCAGGCAGATAAGTTCCTACACATCATCTTCAGCGATATTGACATTTTCCCCAGGCAGTGCTACCTTCTTCTCTGCTCCTACAAATACATGTGCTTGAATATGCACTACGACACGGACTGCTATTCTGTGCACCACGAtctgaatttaaaaaatactcaAAAGGGAAACGTCGGGAAGAATACCGAGCTGTCCAATTTGTGCCCCTGCACGTCGGTGAGAAATGTCTCCTCGGATACGGAGGACTCGTACGAGCGGATTATCG GGTGCAGCGAGCTGTACATGTACTACATGATCCCGAAACGGGAGGAACGCGAGCGACTGGGGCTGCTCGAAAGGAACGGGTGGAGAGACCTAATCCCAAGCACCTTTGATGAAGACATAAGCGAAAATATTTCCAGCATTGTGAAAACGAGGACCAGCATAAGTAGCCTCTATGAGCATATATCCACACAGAACAAACAGAATGAAAAGAATTACACCACGGcgtatataaataaatacgaGTGGTGTGGCCTCAAAATAAAGGACATTCGGAACATGATGAACGAGGACTTTAATTATGAGTCGCCCAAGAAGAAGTGA
- a CDS encoding hypothetical protein, conserved (encoded by transcript PVX_092270A): MRSPRRDGGLSKKRKQLSYKKSARCVKWIHKFVQWYRMEKVIGPIWVPTYCSIIVFLLFLFFFNLLVGVAILIISSNYIECRVPYEYKSQAYTKYSIVKVTPEHCKGNENLKQLKGPINIHYEIYGVQQNHYRFLTSFKKEQLRGDLFLQEKELSECFPLITYEQSGTRKILHPCGILQWNVFTDSYIFYDKEPDESPFPTPLPLKQRAEDITIKYYRKFFKNPTRDIINLHKKRIYFWMDEEVQLKILQEHAETNDKLVVLPQTLKYKKAGKAVENSHFMNWVIPSAFNYVKRLYAKLDGPLVFPFYIYIENNFKISDTKIIVISNADFYFNTTLIGIFFIITAVFALLLSLLYFIRMKKHQFK, from the coding sequence ATGAGGAGCCCTAGACGCGATGGGGGACTTTCCAAAAAGCGGAAACAGCTGAGTTACAAGAAAAGCGCGAGGTGTGTGAAATGGATTCACAAATTTGTGCAGTGGTATAGAATGGAGAAGGTGATCGGGCCGATTTGGGTTCCCACGTACTGCTCAATCATagtatttttgcttttcctttttttcttcaaccTGCTGGTTGGCGTAGCCATCCTCATAATCAGCTCGAACTACATCGAATGCAGAGTCCCCTATGAGTACAAAAGCCAAGCCTATACAAAATATTCTATCGTTAAAGTAACGCCTGAACACTGCAagggaaatgaaaatttaaaacaattGAAGGGACCAATAAACATCCATTATGAGATTTATGGAGTGCAACAAAATCACTATCGTTTTTTGACTAGctttaaaaaggagcaacTACGTggagatttatttttacaagaaAAAGAACTGAGTGAATGTTTCCCTTTAATTACATATGAGCAGAGTGGgacaagaaaaatattacacCCCTGTGGGATTCTACAGTGGAATGTGTTTACAGAtagctacattttttatgacaaGGAGCCGGATGAGTCTCCATTCCCAACCCCTTTGCCGTTGAAACAAAGGGCTGAGGATATCACCATCAAATATTACCgcaagttttttaaaaatcccACGCGCGATATAAtcaatttgcacaaaaaaagaatatactTTTGGATGGATGAAGAAGTTCAGCTGAAGATACTGCAGGAACACGCCGAAACGAATGACAAGCTGGTTGTCTTGCCGCAAacgttaaaatataaaaaagctGGGAAGGCAGTTGAAAACAGCCACTTTATGAATTGGGTGATTCCTTCTGCTTTTAATTATGTGAAGCGATTGTATGCCAAGCTGGATGGCCCCTtagttttccccttttacatttacatcgaaaataattttaaaatcagCGACACAAAAATTATAGTCATTTCGAATGCAGATTTTTACTTCAACACAACTTTGATTGGaatcttttttatcatcACCGCCGTTTTTGCGCTCCTCCTCTCTTTACTCTACTTCATCCGGATGAAGAAGCACCAGTTTAAGTAG